From Penicillium psychrofluorescens genome assembly, chromosome: 6, one genomic window encodes:
- a CDS encoding uncharacterized protein (ID:PFLUO_008814-T1.cds;~source:funannotate), translating to MGSSRFNMGSFLSLFLLIVQIASALKFDLPASAGYGSAHERCIRNFVAKDQLVVVTAIVSGQKGDGQKVNLHIRDAMGNDHGKAKDIAGETRQAFTSPGDTAFDVCFENQLVGRSGVQNPSRAIELDVDIGADARDWSSIAITEKLQPIEADLRRMEETVAEIVTEMEYLRSREQKLRDTNESTNERVKWFAFGTMGMLVGLGAWQVVYLRAYFRSKHLI from the exons ATGGGCTCCTCCCGGTTCAACATGGGGTCCTTCCTCAGTCTATTCCTTCTCATCGTCCAAATTGCCTCGGCCCTGAAGTTCGATCTTCCCGCCTCCGCGGGCTACGGCAGTGCTCACGAGCGATGCATCCGTAACTTCGTCGCCAAGGACCAGCTCGTCGTTGTTACCGCGATTGTAAGCGGCCAGAAGGGGGATGGACAGAAGGTCAACTTGCAT ATTCGGGATGCTATGGGCAATGACCACGGCAAAGCGAAGGATATTGCAGGCGAGACTCGCCAGGCGTTCACTTCACCGGGCGACACTGCCTTTGACGTGTGTTTCGAGAACCAGCTTGTTGGACGCA GCGGCGTCCAAAACCCCTCCCGCGCCATCGAACTCGACGTCGAcatcggcgccgacgccCGCGACTGGTCCAGCATCGCGATCACGGAGAAGCTGCAGCCCATCGAGGCTGACCTCCGCCGCATGGAAGAGACGGTCGCGGAAATTGTGACGGAGATGGAGTACCTGCGTTCGCGTGAGCAGAAGCTGCGTGATACCAATGAGAGCACTAATGAGCGGGTGAAGTGGTTTGCGTTTGGGACGATGGGTATGCTCGTTGGGCTGGGGGCTTGGCAGGTTGTTTACCTGAGGGCTTACTTCCG ATCCAAGCATCTCATCTAG
- a CDS encoding uncharacterized protein (ID:PFLUO_008817-T1.cds;~source:funannotate) has product MFRIASRRTGASASSLFQSTTRSICTNNARPTLLSRPTNNANTLLAPRLPRPRHFSLAQRVRRSFREASKGIWRKNPILLPLAIFSVVGGVATFAYISYVELTQVAPQYTKFPPPVADALRTGVYYTEINLNAPKALKAYKAALRMALEMGMHPFSDEVMGIKLQVAMMLEKAGLMKPAIEVLERTKTEALEWVEGLERETAAPDPLKKEDKSTPSNVQIDDAALQDAEKDLKETREFEARQRTKTLQKVIGIEMKLAELYSSDHIQEDQKAEAAQVAAVEMCLKEMHRRQKLGLPVGGGGSSSGGDGSDGDTWLSLPEIATALTELATTYSAKERHELAMPLYIRALEMVRVTEGDSPSCKQVVLLNDVASAMAGQAQRPTASSPSRQQKQQQQQPVPREQIVEAARQWAQKALDVAARIQPPVRDEECDITCVVATYNLGELAELQNKPDVARQLYIEANSLAKGLEHEEGIAMTDAALKRVSKK; this is encoded by the coding sequence ATGTTCCGAATAGCATCAAGGCGCACCGGCGCCTCTGCCTCCAGCCTATTTCAATCCACAACACGGTCAATCTGCACCAACAATGCGCGACCAACGCTGCTCTCGCGACCCACCAATAATGCCAACACACTACTCGCACCGCGCCTCCCACGACCGCGGCACTTCTCGCTCGCGCAACGTGTCCGACGCAGCTTCCGCGAAGCTTCAAAAGGCATCTGGCGCAAGAACCCAATTCTCCTCCCGCtagccatcttctccgtcgTGGGCGGCGTCGCCACATTCGCCTACATCTCCTACGTGGAACTGACACAGGTGGCTCCCCAGTACACCAAATTCCCGCCGCCCGTAGCAGACGCACTGCGCACGGGGGTGTATTACACCGAGATCAACCTCAACGCGCCCAAGGCGCTGAAGGCATACAAAGCAGCTCTGCGGatggcgctggagatgggCATGCACCCGTTCTCGGACGAGGTTATGGGGATCAAGCTGCAGGTGGCgatgatgctggagaaggctgGTTTGATGAAGCCGGCTATTGAGGTGCTGGAGCGGACAAAGACCGAGGCCTTGGAATGGGTTGAGGGACTCGAGAGGGAAACGGCTGCGCCGGACCCATTGAAGAAGGAGGACAAGTCCACGCCATCCAATGTTCAAATTGACGATGCGGCGCTGCAGGACGCAGAGAAGGACTTGAAGGAGACTCGGGAGTTTGAAGCTCGTCAGCGCACCAAAACGCTCCAGAAGGTCATTGGCATAGAGATGAAATTGGCAGAGCTGTATTCAAGCGACCATATCCAGGAGGACCAAAAAGCCGAGGCTGCGCAGGTCGCCGCTGTGGAAATGTGTCTGAAAGAGATGCACCGTCGCCAGAAGCTTGGTCTCCCTGTGGGCGGtggtggcagcagcagcggtggtgatggatccGACGGCGATACATGGCTGAGCCTGCCGGAAATTGCCACAGCGCTTACAGAGCTCGCAACCACCTACTCTGCCAAGGAGCGGCACGAGCTAGCCATGCCGCTGTACATTCGCGCATTGGAGATGGTCCGCGTCACAGAGGGCGACTCGCCAAGCTGCAAGCAGGTTGTTCTTTTGAACGACGTGGCTAGCGCCATGGCCGGGCAGGCACAGCGGCCGACGGCGTCGTCCCCTAGCCGGCAGCaaaaacagcagcagcagcaaccgGTCCCTCGGGAACAGATCGTCGAAGCAGCCCGACAGTGGGCACAGAAAGCTCTGGATGTGGCGGCGCGTATTCAGCCGCCTGTGCGCGACGAAGAGTGCGACATCACCTGCGTCGTGGCTACCTACAATCTCGGTGAATTGGCTGAGTTGCAGAACAAGCCGGACGTCGCACGCCAGCTTTACATTGAGGCCAACTCGCTGGCAAAGGGTCTCGAGCATGAGGAAGGAATTGCCATGACGGACGCGGCACTGAAAAGAGTTTCGAAGAAATAG
- a CDS encoding uncharacterized protein (ID:PFLUO_008815-T1.cds;~source:funannotate): protein MSISRVIPRSLLRPSPFAPSGLPASSRAFGTTALRLKNDNVNDRAPSTAPAHRENQTKKQPNQYVPNTTSTMTKDFPNIGEKPSPPEMLNSVDPNYRPADPYPGRIEHFTGGRQQSGAQKPELGVGEMEGITFKVEPLKRAGEDAATMRARLLYQSRKRGILESDLLLSTFADVYLAKMSPAQLQEYDRFLDENDWDIYYWATQDPPSTADAQETAASAEKPQDTVTETWKRTGAKSGEWAQTIGAFKAAYRPVPTRWAESEVLRLLRQHVSDKSATGFESAKKKKTGGGGLGRMPNVQVFNS from the exons ATGTCCATCTCACGAGTTATCCCACGGAGCCTCCTACGGCCATCACCATTCGCCCCCAGCGGCCTCCCAGCATCCAGCCGGGCATTCGGCACGACGGCTCTACGCCTGAAAAATGACAATGTCAACGACCGCGCCCCTTCCACGGCGCCAGCACACCGCGAgaaccagaccaagaagcagccCAATCAGTACGTGCCGAACACAAcctccaccatgaccaaGGATTTCCCCAATATCGGGGAGAagccgtcgccgccggagatGCTGAACTCCGTGGATCCGAACTACCGTCCGGCGGATCCCTACCCCGGCCGAATCGAGCATTTTACAGGTGGACGGCAACAGAGCGGCGCGCAGAAGCCTGAGCTTGGGGTtggagagatggaggggatTACCTTCAAAGTTGAGCCGCTGAAGAGGGCCGGGGAGGATGCTGCGACTATGCGGGCTCGGTTACTAT ACCAAAGCCGGAAACGCGGCATCCTGGAATCCGACCTGCTGCTCTCCACCTTCGCAGACGTCTACCTCGCGAAAATGAGCCCGGCCCAACTCCAGGAATACGACCGCTTCCTCGACGAGAACGATTGGGACATCTACTACTGGGCCACGCAGGACCCGCCGTCGACTGCAGACGCGCAAGAAACAGCCGCCTCTGCTGAAAAGCCCCAGGACACCGTGACGGAAACCTGGAAGCGCACTGGCGCCAAGAGCGGCGAGTGGGCGCAGACGATCGGTGCCTTCAAGGCTGCGTACCGGCCCGTGCCGACGCGATGGGCTGAGTCGGAGGTCTTGCGGCTTCTGCGGCAGCATGTGAGTGATAAGAGCGCGACTGGGTTTGagtcggcgaagaagaagaagactgggGGTGGGGGCTTGGGGCGCATGCCTAATGTGCAGGTGTTCAACTCGTGA
- a CDS encoding uncharacterized protein (ID:PFLUO_008813-T1.cds;~source:funannotate) produces MRPFKASDLLDAGTRTRSTSVSSDTPLTRVNLMSPPFVTPPPGFISSSAASEIITADQEFNTADFVADDDEGAGIGATAVVTPAALSLLNGFLDNILFNILGVSKSTQLTCIRPAVTDVLKPRLAAEVVTAADDELSEYMGGADDEEHEFRGGQEPGGDFDLIRSWKLTRLRCMVYTRLGDMEEDDEDEFIAQDSLGDSHGAPRRFSSHVDNITPAAAIFLTSIIEYIGERALVIAGETARSRLSAKLNDNGSEDADRTSIDRLVVEDLDMEKLALNATLGRLWRTWRKRRRGAALSRTLSRDSFHRRRYTTMGASRKSSISTIEEPVTPREIPAQESDPASIPLPMNEYDIQEIEIPGYKSDPVVEIQTMKAIVAHKVRPRSLMVIPSPLPLNSPLASKESPSSNASPVDPARPDQPKVIRHVRSRSLPSSTSSPVVQVASGIEVLRSPTSDKNQEAVEDDDESAEFVDAAESAPGLAITTSPTTAELSPAERQRMSVVPEEEEEAVPHPDNLHVSDMVASLRSRDTGEPLSEVSSLNERDLRTSDQASISSMSERGNDNAEIIEGRGTYEKPKQTATVQRPKRKSSRGITQPPPITAEAILPPTQGAETTPILANEAIKSSTEYDDMDGDEHKSPMMAALGHGQQPEEPRPDSTSSNYSQRSQSSRRHKPAPLIVAASNRTSSRRTDSSSSTATERAAVQRMPRASTSVTTAPVPVRPARSESLGQRPMTANSTTSQVSTKLKGFISRQPGDSPSLRLRSSSDTSRASGDTGDSPAEDGTDLDKLINSDETIHYTLTPRSVREMGFPDVPPKPIPRSDMAGTSDLANFLKNTAPPGDDMPASRPSVSSKTNRDSAKYVPIASRMSTSSARAKVPVQARDARLGGDSTRDLAEFMKATGPINGPTSAPLKPNMPKASPTSPKSNRPRLQARGADTAAGSQTSDLIDFIREGPPQPGGAHRIPRTVAPFRNTVDSDDLQLDQATRNSLASTQDSSAPSSGSRTALLDSASRLKGRMEYAAASKAATQDSPAPVRRNRFQGAPDPYAIDDDEDDDLLEELLEAEPVKPKRQEESLMDFLRDAPPPPPSEPEPLSINIPQNNNSSSHGFASDMKARLLRSAGGDRTDRSPSTKLSRTSLRSQTSNYAAPPSNYTAKVGMERNAGTTRTMPNTSNRTTETGALADFLRNTGPPEPVSPRQSSSSMGNNMNNTFSRLFVRRRKVEA; encoded by the coding sequence CGCCGTTCgtgacgccgccgccgggtTTTATCTCATCCTCTGCCGCCTCCGAGATCATCACCGCCGACCAGGAGTTCAACACGGCCGATTTTGttgccgacgacgacgagggcgccGGCATCGGCGCGACGGCCGTGGTCACGCCCGCGGCGCTGTCGCTCCTGAACGGCTTTCTCGACAACATCCTCTTCAATATTCTCGGAGTCTCCAAATCCACCCAATTGACATGCATCCGGCCCGCCGTCACGGACGTGCTGAAGCCCCGACTCGCGGCAGAAGTCGTCAcggccgccgatgatgaatTGAGCGAATACATGGGCGGggcggacgacgaggaaCATGAATTTCGGGGTGGCCAGGAACCCGGTGGAGATTTTGACCTGATCCGGTCATGGAAACTCACCCGACTCCGCTGTATGGTCTACACCCGCCTCGGCGACatggaagaggacgacgaagacgaatTCATCGCCCAGGACAGCTTGGGCGACTCGCACGGGGCACCGCGCCGGTTTTCCAGCCATGTCGACAATATCACCCCAGCCGCCGCCATTTTCTTGACTTCGATCATTGAATATATTGGCGAGCGCGCCCTGGTCATTGCCGGAGAAACAGCGCGGTCTCGGTTGTCAGCCAAGCTGAACGACAATGGCAGCGAAGACGCAGATCGAACCAGTATCGATCGGCTCGTGGTGGAGGACCTGGATATGGAAAAGCTGGCGCTCAATGCAACCCTGGGCCGCCTATGGCGCACATGGCGAAAACGCAGACGCGGAGCCGCCTTGTCTCGCACCTTGTCGCGCGactccttccaccgccggcgCTACACCACGATGGGCGCCAGTCGCAAGAGTAGCATTTCCACCATCGAGGAACCAGTCACACCCAGAGAGATCCCGGCCCAGGAGTCGGATCCAGCTTCGATTCCGCTGCCCATGAACGAGTACGATATTCAAGAAATTGAGATTCCGGGTTACAAATCGGATCCCGTCGTTGAGATCCAAACCATGAAAGCCATCGTGGCTCACAAAGTGCGCCCGCGAAGTCTGATGGTTATTCCCTCGCCGCTGCCACTCAACTCGCCGCTGGCCTCCAAGGAGTCGCCATCCAGTAACGCATCTCCCGTGGACCCCGCCCGACCCGATCAACCCAAGGTGATCCGTCACGTTCGCTCAAGGTCGTTGCCAAGCTCCACTTCCAGCCCGGTGGTGCAAGTCGCGTCAGGCATAGAAGTGCTGCGATCGCCCACTTCCGACAAGAATCAGGAGgctgtggaagatgacgacgaaTCCGCGGAGTTCGTAGACGCGGCTGAGTCTGCCCCTGGATTGGCTATTACCACGTCTCCCACAACTGCCGAGCTTTCGCCCGCCGAGAGGCAGAGGATGTCTGTGGTGcccgaagaggaagaagaagcagtTCCGCACCCGGATAACTTGCATGTGAGCGACATGGTAGCATCCCTGCGATCCAGGGATACAGGCGAACCCTTGAGTGAGGTCTCATCCCTGAATGAGCGCGATCTGCGGACCAGCGATCAGGCGTCGATCTCCTCTATGAGTGAACGCGGCAATGACAACGCAGAGATCATCGAAGGTCGGGGCACGTACGAGAAACCGAAGCAGACCGCTACGGTTCAACGCCCGAAACGCAAATCCAGCAGGGGTATCACGCAGCCACCGCCGATCACTGCAGAGGCTATTTTACCGCCGACGCAAGGGGCAGAAACCACGCCTATCCTTGCGAACGAGGCTATCAAGTCCTCTACCGAGTATGATGACATGGACGGCGATGAACATAAATCTCCCATGATGGCTGCCCTGGGACACGGCCAACAGCCAGAGGAACCTCGACCGGATTCGACGTCGAGCAATTATTCACAGCGATCGCAGAGCTCGCGTCGTCACAAGCCTGCTCCGTTAATAGTTGCGGCTAGCAACCGGACTAGTTCGCGCCGAACAGactccagcagctcgacgGCGACCGAACGAGCCGCTGTTCAGCGAATGCCTCGAGCATCGACATCCGTGACTACCGCTCCTGTGCCAGTTCGGCCGGCTCGCTCCGAGAGCCTCGGCCAGCGCCCGATGACCGCGAACTCGACGACCTCTCAGGTGTCCACCAAACTGAAAGGGTTTATCAGCCGTCAGCCAGGCGactctccctctcttcgtcttcgaagcTCGTCTGACACGAGTCGGGCTTCTGGGGATACCGGGGACTCTCCCGCGGAAGATGGCACGGACTTGGACAAGTTGATCAACAGTGACGAGACTATCCATTACACGCTGACTCCTCGGAGCGTACGCGAAATGGGCTTCCCTGACGTGCCGCCCAAGCCGATTCCTCGGTCTGACATGGCGGGTACTTCAGACCTGGCAAATTTCCTGAAGAACACCGCTCCTCCAGGAGACGACATGCCCGCATCACGGCCCTCTGTCTCTTCCAAGACGAACCGCGATTCGGCCAAGTACGTTCCCATTGCATCACGTATGAGCACATCGTCGGCACGGGCGAAGGTACCGGTCCAAGCACGAGACGCTCGATTGGGCGGTGATTCGACTCGGGACCTGGCCGAATTCATGAAAGCAACCGGTCCCATCAACGGACCGACCAGTGCCCCCTTGAAGCCCAACATGCCCAAAGCTTCGCCTACCTCGCCTAAGTCCAACCGACCTCGTTTACAGGCTCGCGGCGCAGACACCGCGGCGGGATCGCAGACTTCAGATCTCATTGATTTCATCCGGGAAGGGCCACCTCAGCCGGGGGGTGCCCACCGCATTCCTCGGACGGTTGCACCCTTTCGGAACACCGTTGATTCGGACGACCTCCAGCTGGATCAGGCCACGCGCAACTCCCTTGCGAGCACACAGGATAGCTCTGCACCCTCTTCCGGCTCGCGGACAGCACTCCTCGACTCGGCAAGTCGCCTGAAGGGCCGGATGGAGTATGCTGCTGCCAGTAAAGCAGCGACCCAAGATTCCCCTGCACCTGTCCGCCGGAATCGATTCCAGGGCGCGCCAGACCCATATGCCAttgacgatgacgaagatgacgacctACTCGAAGAGCTGCTAGAAGCAGAACCAGTCAAACCCAAGCGACAGGAGGAAAGCCTAATggatttcctgcgcgacgctccccctccgccacctAGCGAACCTGAACCTCTGTCAATCAACATCCCTCAGAACAATAACTCCTCTTCCCACGGATTCGCAAGTGACATGAAGGCCCGGCTGCTTCGTTCCGCCGGAGGAGATCGGACGGACAGGTCGCCGTCCACAAAATTATCCAGGACATCTCTTCGCTCGCAAACGAGTAACTACGCTGCCCCGCCCTCGAACTACACGGCCAAGGTTGGCATGGAGCGAAACGCCGGCACCACGCGTACCATGCCCAACACGTCTAACCGTACAACGGAGACAGGCGCACTGGCCGACTTCCTTCGCAACACTGGACCCCCGGAGCCGGTTTCGCCGCGGCAGTCGTCGAGCTCGATGGGGAATAACATGAACAACACATTCTCGCGCCTGTTCGTGCGTCGGAGGAAGGTTGAAGCTTAA
- a CDS encoding uncharacterized protein (ID:PFLUO_008816-T1.cds;~source:funannotate), translating to MAEQLVLRGTLDGHNGWVTSLATSLENPNMLLSGSRDKTLIIWNLTRDEQAYGYPKRSLEGHSHIVSDCVISSDGAYALSSSWDKSLRLWELSTGNTTRTFVGHTNDVLSVSFSADNRQIVSGSRDRTIKLWNTLGDCKFTITEKGHTEWVSCVRFSPNPQNPVIVSAGWDKLVKVWELASCRLQTDHIGHTGYINTVTISPDGSLCASGGKDGTTMLWDLNESKHLYSLHAGDEIHALVFSPNRYWLCAATSSSITIFDLEKKSKVDELKPEYVEKGKKSRDPECISLAWSADGQTLFAGYTDNKIRAWGVMSRA from the exons ATGGCTGAGCAGCTGGTTCTTCGCGGCACCCTCGATGGCCACAATGGCTGGGTTACCTCTCTGGCTACCTCTCTGGAGAA CCCCAACATGCTGCTGTCCGGCTCCCGCGACAAGACCCTGATCATCTGGAACCTCACCCGCGACGAGCAGGCTTACGGCTACCCCAAGCGCAGCCTGGAGGGTCACTCCCACATCGTCTCTGACTGT GTGATCTCCTCCGACGGTGCCTACGCTCTGTCCTCCTCGTGGGACAAGTCGCTCCGTCTCTGGGAGCTGTCCaccggcaacaccacccgcACTTTCGTCGGCCACACCAACGATGTCCTTTCCGTTTCGTTCTCCGCCGACAACCGTCAGATCGTCTCCGGTTCGCGTGACCGCACCATCAAGCTGTGGAACACCCTGGGTGACTGCAAGttcaccatcaccgagaAGGGCCACACCGAGTGGGTGTCGTGCGTTCGCTTCAGCCCCAACCCCCAGAACCCCGTCATTGTCTCGGCTGGCTGGGACAAGCTCGTCAAG GTGTGGGAGCTCGCTTCCTGCCGTCTCCAGACCGACCACATCGGTCACACTGGCTACATCAACACTGTCACCATCTCGCCCGACGGCTCGCTCTGCGCCTCCGGTGGCAAGGACGGCACCACCATGCTCTGGGACCTGAACGAGTCCAAGCACCTCTACTCCCTCCACGCCGGTGACGAGATCCACGCGCTCGTCTTCTCCCCCAACCGCTACTGGCTGTGCGCtgccaccagcagcagcatcaccatcttcgacctcgagaagaagagcaaggtCGACGAGCTGAAGCCCGAGTACGtcgagaagggcaagaagtCCCGCGACCCCGAGTGTATCTCCCTGGCCTGGTCCGCCGACGGCCAGACCCTGTTCGCCGGTTACACCGACAACAAGATCCGTGCCTGGGGCGTTATGTCGCGGGCATAG